A stretch of Oncorhynchus mykiss isolate Arlee chromosome 12, USDA_OmykA_1.1, whole genome shotgun sequence DNA encodes these proteins:
- the LOC110512269 gene encoding zinc finger protein GLIS2-like has protein sequence MLSLDEPLDLMLPRGCVNGRDRGARPPPTLTRSPIPFKRARQLRMADDGTAVIVPASPASPHTGVLVVSRERPETPPTPPAVDLSTSPSSRHTSSSPEMTNGNGVSHHIIAGDSAHIHYVESRASSQAFQFFVPIGAGSGLHLPSSMFIGQPNDKRASPDLSADEQLACRWRKCHLLFESLQDLVDHVNDFHVKPEKDSGYCCHWDGCARRGRGFNARYKMLIHIRTHTNEKPHRCPTCNKSFSRLENLKIHNRSHTGEKPYICPYEGCSKRYSNSSDRFKHTRTHYVDKPYYCKMAGCLKRYTDPSSLRKHIKAHGHSVAQEQGSPGGLSSLLKVGPLGVGMGGRGGKLGESELSYISGAHIIIPSAAAALLGGHALQGLAGSMPLSPLAPRPLDLSTLGGCPSSPCTTSILSFNGSPLSLATKSSLGLSPAFPSSALGLGPTMVPVSLGGSMGSSVSERRAHHGCHHKGKIGGEEGKDKLHRGGVLNLSTGASHDPLSWVVIPSGTVVLKPAVVN, from the exons ATGCTGTCCCTGGACGAGCCATTGGACCTAATGCTCCCCCGGGGGTGTGTCAACGGGCGGGACAGGGGTGCACGGCCACCCCCCACCCTCACGCGCTCTCCGATACCCTTCAAGCGCGCCCGGCAGCTCCGCATGGCTGATGATGGCACAGCTGTCATTGTGCCCGCCTCCCCGGCCTCGCCACACACAG GTGTGCTGGTGGTCTCCCGGGAGAGGCCAGAGACACCCCCCACCCCGCCAGCCGTGGACCTCAGTACGTCCCCCTCCTCCCGCCACACCTCCAGCTCCCCAGAGATGACCAACGGAAACGGGGTCTCCCACCACATCATTGCAGGG gactCAGCTCACATCCATTATGTGGAGAGCAGAGCCTCCTCGCAGGCCTTCCAGTTCTTCGTGCCGATTGGTGCTGGGTCCGGACTCCACCTGCCGTCATCCATGTTCATTGGCCAGCCCAACGACAAGCGGGCCTCTCCCGATCTCTCAGCAGACGAACAGCTGGCCTGTCGCTGGAGGAAG tgccaTCTTCTCTTTGAGTCCCTGCAAGACCTTGTGGACCACGTCAACGACTTCCACGTCAAACCTGAAAAGGATTCTGGGTACTGCTGCCACTGGGACGGCTGCGCTCGCAGAGGGCGGGGCTTCAACGCTAG gtacaAGATGCTTATCCATATCCGTACACACACCAATGAGAAGCCTCACCGCTGCCCCACCTGCAACAAGAGTTTCTCTCGCCTGGAGAACCTCAAGATACACAACcgctcacacacag GTGAGAAGCCCTACATCTGTCCATACGAGGGCTGCAGCAAGCGCTACTCCAACTCCAGCGACCGGTTCAAGCACACGCGCACCCACTACGTGGACAAGCCCTACTACTGCAAGATGGCTGGCTGCCTGAAGCGCTACACAGACCCTAGCTCCCTCCGTAAGCACATCAAGGCCCACGGCCACTCTGTAGCCCAGGAGCAAGGCTCTCCGGGTGGGCTGAGCTCCCTGCTCAAGGTGGGTCCCCTGGGGGTGGGGATGGGTGGAAGAGGGGGTAAGCTGGGGGAGTCGGAGCTGAGCTACATCAGTGGGGCCCATATCATCATCCCCAGCGCCGCTGCCGCTCTCCTGGGGGGCCACGCTCTGCAGGGCCTGGCGGGCTCCATGCCTCTATCCCCCCTCGCCCCCCGGCCCCTGGACCTGAGCACGCTGGGCGGGTGCCCCAGCTCCCCGTGCACCACCTCCATCCTGTCCTTCAATGGTTCTCCTCTGAGCCTGGCCACCAAGTCGTCCCTGGGGCTCTCCCCGGCCTTCCCCTCCTCAGCCCTGGGGCTGGGGCCCACCATGGTGCCCGTGTCCCTAGGAGGATCCATGGGGTCGTCCGTCTCAGAGCGCAGGGCCCACCACGGGTGTCACCACAAGGGGAAAattgggggggaggaggggaaggacaAGCTTCATCGTGGGGGGGTGCTGAACCTCTCCACGGGGGCCTCCCACGACCCCCTGTCCTGGGTGGTCATCCCCTCCGGCACGGTTGTGCTTAAGCCAGCTGTGGTCAACTaa
- the LOC110487002 gene encoding mitochondrial import inner membrane translocase subunit tim16 translates to MAKYLAQIIVMGAQVVGRAFARALRQEYAASQAAAEARGRAGQQSAAASSLTGITLQEAQQILNIATLTPEELQKNYEHLFKVNDKEVGGSFYLQSKVVRAKERLDEELSIQTQDSQPKPPPEQKQQTPET, encoded by the exons ATG GCGAAATATCTTGCGCAGATCATTGTCATGGGGGCGCAGGTAGTAGGACGGGCGTTTGCGCGTGCATTGCGGCAAGAATATGCAG cCAGTCAAGCTGCAGCGGAGGCCAGGGGGCGTGCCGGACAGCAGTCAGCAGCAGCCTCTAGTCTCACTGGGATTACCTTACAGGAGGCCCAGCAGATCCTCAATATCGCCACACTCACCCCTGAGGAGCTCCAGAAG AACTATGAACACCTTTTTAAAGTCAACGACAAGGAGGTGGGCGGATCTTTCTATCTACAGTCCAAG GTGGTGAGAGCGAAGGAGCGTCTAGATGAGGAGCTCTCTATTCAGACACAGGACAGTCAACCCAAACCCCCACCAGAGCAGAAGCAACAGACTCCAGAAACATGA